The Neodiprion fabricii isolate iyNeoFabr1 chromosome 4, iyNeoFabr1.1, whole genome shotgun sequence genome window below encodes:
- the LOC124180693 gene encoding mucin-2-like, with amino-acid sequence MSISSIIAVGRSVTAFTAIHPQLLPSTANRRQPPPSTPNHLLRPLTTSNHPLTAPTSFYNLLPPPNTSYHRLPFPNTSYHLLPPPTTTNHLLRPLITSNHPLTPPTSFYRLLPPLNTSYHRLPFPNTSCHLRSPSTTLYHLLLASTTSYDFSAPPTTSGHLRPPCPPRPSPIVTNHLQTPPTLTVKYKDSCP; translated from the coding sequence ATGTCGATCAGCTCGATCATTGCCGTGGGAAGAAGCGTAACCGCGTTCACCGCCATCCACCCCCAATTACTTCCGAGCACCGCTAACCGCCGTCAACCACCTCCGAGCACCCCCAACCACCTCCTACGACCTCttaccacctccaaccaccctCTAACAGCTCCTACCAGCTTTTACAACCTCCTACCACCACCGAACACCTCCTACCATCGCCTACCATTTCCAAACACCTCCTACCATCTCttaccacctccaaccaccacCAACCACCTCCTACGACCTCTTATCACCTCCAACCACCCTCTAACACCTCCTACCAGTTTCTACCGCCTCCTACCACCACTGAACACCTCCTACCACcgcctaccatttccgaacacctcctgCCATCTCCGGTCACCTTCTACCACCCTCTACCACCTCCTACTAGCGTCTACCACCTCCTACGATTTCTcagcacctccaaccacctccgGCCATCTTCGTCCTCCTTGTCCTCCTCGACCTTCGCCGATCGTCACCAACCACCTCCAAACACCTCCTACGTTGACTGTGAAATATAAGGACAGTTGCCCCTAA